The following DNA comes from Phytohabitans rumicis.
GTACCGGTTCGACGCGGGCGAGTCGCTGCGAGACGGCGTCAACGAGCTGGTGGTGATGCTGAGGTCCGCGCTCACCTACGCGGAACAGATGGAGGCTCGGCTCGGCTGGCGCCAACGTGCCTACCCGCATCCGTACAACGCCATCCGCAAGATGGCCTGCTCGTTCGGTTGGGATTGGGGCCCAGACCTGCAGACCGCGGGCATCTGGAAACCGGTCCGGCTGGAGCGCTGGGACACTGCCCGCCTGGTCCAGGTGCGTCCCCTGGTCACCGTCGACGCCGATGGCACCGGCAGGGTCGAGGTCCACCTGGAGCTGGACCGGGCCCAGGAGCGTGCGTACACCGTGGTGGCCTCGGTGGACGATCACGAGGAGCACGTGTTGGTGTCCGGTGACACCGCGACGGTGACCATCCTCGTGCCGAACGCGCGACTGTGGTGGCCGGTCGGGTATGGCGACCAGCCACTGTACGACCTGACTGTCACGCTGCTGGACGGCGGCGAACCGGTGGATGCCGCGCGGCGCCGCATCGGCTTTCGCACGGTGACCGTGGACACCGGCCCGGACGAGTTCGGCACGGCGTTCACCTTCGTCGTCAACGGCAAGCGCATCTTCGCCAAAGGCGCCAACTGGATTCCGGACGACCACTTCCTCACCCGGATCACCCGCGAGCGGATCGCCCGGCGCGTCGACCAGGCCGTCGGGGCGAACATGAACATGCTGCGGGTCTGGGGCGGCGGCATCTACGAGACCGACGACTTCTACGACATCTGCGACGAGCGCGGCGTGCTGGTGTGGCAGGACTTCCCGTTCGCGTGCGCCTTCTACGCCGAGGAGGAGCCGCTGCGCGGCGAGGTCGAAGCCGAGGCCCGCCAGAACGTCGTCCGGCTCGTGGCCCACCCTTCGCTCGTGCTGTGGAACGGCAACAACGAGAACCTGCCGGCGCACGCGGACTGGGGTTGGCAGGACGGGTTGCGGGGGCGCACCTGGGGGCTCGGCTACTACACCGAGCTGCTGCCCAGGATCGTCGCGGAGCTGGACCCCACCCGTCCGTACGCGCCGGGCAGCCCGTACAGCCCGGGCCAGCTGCCGCCGAACGACGCCGACCACGGCACCCGCCACGAGTGGGACGTCTGGAATGCCGTCGACTACAGCCACTACCGCGACGTCGTGCCGCGGTTCTGCGCCGAGTTCGGCTTCCAGGGGCCGCCCACCTGGGCCACCCTCACCCGGTGGATCCATGACGAACCGATGACGCCAACGTCGCCGGCCTTCCTCGCGCATCAGAAGGCCGAGGACGGCAACGGTAAGCTGCACCGCGGACTCGCCGCCCACCTGCCCGTTCCGGCCGATTTCGAGGATTGGCACTGGGCGACGCAACTCAATCAGGCCCGCGCGGTAGCGGTCGGCATCGAGCACTTCCGCTCGTGGTGGCCGCGGACCGCCGGCGCCCTCATGTGGCAGCTCAACGACTGTTGGCCGGTCACCTCCTGGGCGGCGGTGGACAGCGATGAGCGGCTCAAACCCCTCTACTACGCGGTGAAGCACGCCTTCGCTCCACGGCTGCTGTCGGTGCAGCCCAGGCACGGAATCCCCATGCTCATCGCGGTGAACGACGACGACGAGCCCTGGACACCGGAGGTACTCGTCACGAGGCAGACCTTCGCCGGCGATGTGCTGGCCACCGCCGAAATCCGTCTCACCGTGCACCCCCGGGCCACCGTCCAGGTCTACCTGCCAGACGATCTACTCAAACCCGCCGACGTGGCCGGCGAGGTGTTGGTCGCGGCCACCGCCGGCGCCCGGACGCACCATCTGTTCGCCGAGGACCGCGACCTCGCCTACGACCCGATGCCGCTCACCGCGGACATCGCGGCCGTGGCCGGCGGCTACCGCATCGACGTACGGGCCACGTCTTTCGCGCGCGACATAGCGGTCCTAGCCGACAAGGTCGCGCCCGACGCGGTCGTGGACGACATGCTCGTCTCGCTGCCGGCGGGGCATTCCCACAGGTTCCTGGTCCGCACCGATGCCACGCTGACGCAACCGTCCGCATTGCTCGATCCGCGGGTGCTGCGCTGCGCCAACACGCTGGCATCCCGCACGTGACGCGGCATCCGCGCAGGCGCCGCCTTCCATCTATCTACAGTGGACGAACTGCTCGTACCGCCCAGGGGCCGCGGCCGTCGTGCGCGACGAGGCCGAACTTCGTGGCCAGCACGACCTGGTCGCAGCGGCCCTTCAGCGCCCGGCCGACGGGCGACGCCCGCTGTCCCGCGGCATTGCCGGGACAGCGGAGTAGGACGGATCAGGCTTCGGGGATCGGCCGGCCGAAGGTCTCGAGCGTGATGTCGGCGGGCTCCGGGCCGCCGCGTCGACCGGTATCCAGTCCGTCGATCGCGGCGAGCTGCTCGCTGGTGAGCTCGAAGTCGAACACGTCGAGGTTCTCCGCGATGCGCTCCGGGCGCGTCGATTTCGGGATCGCCGAGCGGCCCTGTTGCAGGTGCCAGCGCAGCATTACCTGCGCGGGGGTCTTGGCGTGCGCCTTGGCGATCTCGCCGATCACCGGGTCCTGCAGGGTGCTGCCGTGGCTGCCGTCGCGGTAGAAGGTGATGCCGCCGATGGGTGACCACGCCTGGGTGAGAATGCCGTGCTCGGCGCCGAATGCCTGTACCTCGCGCTGGGCGAAGTAGGGGTGCACCTCGATCTGGTTCACCGCGGGCACGACCGTCGCCTTGTCGAGCAGGGCGGTGAGGTGGTCGATCATGAAGTTGCTGACCCCGATGGCGCGGACCTTGCCGTCGGTCAACAGCGTCTCCAGGGCGCGGTAGGCCTCCAGGGTTTTGCCGAACTCAGACGGCAGAGCCTGGTGCAGGATGAGCAGGTCGATCTGGTCGACGCCGAGCTTGCGGACGCTCTTGTCGAAGCCGTGCAGAGTCTGCTCGTAGCCGTAGTCGCTAATCCAGATCTTGGTTTCCAGGAAGACGTCGGCACGGTCGACGCCCGACTTGGCCACGGCCTCGCCGACCTGCCGTTCGTTGCCGTAGGCGGCCGCGGTGTCGATGTGCCGGTAGCCGGCCGCGAGGGCGGCCTCGGCGGCGGAGCGGGTCTCGTCCGGCGGGGTCTGGAAGACACCGAACCCGAGGGTGGGCATTTCGACGCCGTTGTTCAACGTCAGGTGTGTGGTGGTGGGCATGGCGGCGTTTCCTCTCAGTTTCGGGGCAGCAGGCGGATGGTGACCGTGCTGGCCTTCTCCCCACCACGGAGCCCACGATGGTGGGCCCGTACCGGTCGTACTTGGCGTGGTAGGCAGCGTCGATGTCGGCGTGGACGTCCGGGGCGGCCTCGGAGAAGATCACGTCGCGCTCCAGGCCGCCGGCCCGGATGCGGCCCGCGCCGCTGCGCCGTGCGTGGACGAACCAGGGATTGGCAGGGCCGCGGGCCGAGCGGACGTAGAGCTCGTCGCCGGCGCGCACGACCCACATCGTCACGTAGGGGCGCAGCGTGCCGTGTTCTCGCAGCGACGCGAGTTCCAGCTCCTCCGCGCGACCGATCTGCATCAGCTCGCCGCTCGTCCAGGACGTCGTCGTCGATTCGTGTGCCACAGCGTCTCCCTCTTCGCTTTCCGCCATGCCCCCGATCGAGCCCGATCATGTCCGCGGCGGCCGGCCCACACCAGCAAAACATCGCTGTCCCGATTTCAGAGAGTTTCTGTTGAAAGGGGTAACAGCAGGACCCCCTCGCCGCAACAACACGGTGCTGCACCCGCTGCCTCCTCACGGCTCAGCGGGCGAGCAGCCCGATCCGGCGCAGCCACGCCTCGACGGTCGGCTGGGCGTCGGCGACCTCCTCGCCGCGCACGGCGAGACCCTCCCCGAGCGTCGCGCCAGAACATGACGCGGCATAGTCACGCTCGGTGGTTCCCAGACCGCTCATCGCGTACGTGGTGAGCGGGTGGACCGTCTTGCCCGCGAAGTCCAAGCCCTCGACGAACGTAGTCATGATCATGGGTGCTCGGACGTTCCAGATCGGGCTGCCCAGCACCACCGTGTCGTAGCGTTCGACCGATGTCAGCGGGTTCGTGATGGCCGGCCGGGCGTTCGCTTCCTGCTCGCGCACATTGCGCTCGACCGTCGGGTCGTAGTCGTCCGGGTACGGGTCGGCGGCCTCGATGCGGTGCACGTCGCAGCCGATGAGCCGGCTAATCATTCCCGCTACCACCTCGGTGTTACCGACGCTTAGTCGCTTGCGACCTCCGTTGAAGTAGTTCTCCCCGGCACGGGAGAAGTAGGCCAGCAGCACGGTGCCTCCCGCGGAGGAAGAGGGAACCGGGGCGGTGCGGGACTCGCTGTCAGCCGGCGGCGAAGCCGTAGGGGAAACCGCCGGGGAATCGGTGCAGGCGCCCAGTACTGTGCCCGCCGCCGTCCCGGCGGCACCGAGCAGCGCGCTGCGCAGGAACGCGCGGCGCGGATGGTGCTTGCTCATCACATCCATCAGTTCTCCAGATCTGCCGTCACCTGCACATGCGCGACGCATCGTCAAGGTCACGCGGGTTTGTCCCGCGTCGGTAACCAGCCGATGAGCAGACGCAGCCGGGTCAGCGGGGCGACGTTTCCACGCCCGTCCGGGCGAGAATCGGAGCCGGCAGCTGCATTGGTCTCTCCCGTGTTTGCGATGCGTTGCTATGCCTGGTCGGCGCTCTCGGTCGCCTGGGCCTGGTCGAGGGTTGCCGCCCAGCTCGCGAGGAGGTTCAGCGCATCCTGGGATGGGGAGCCCGGTTCGGCGGTGTATGTGATGAGCGTCAACCCTGGGTCGGCGGTCAGTTCCATGGCCTCGTAGGTCAGGTGCAGGTCGCCGACCGTCGGGTGGTGGAGGTGTTTGAGGCCGGTGCGGTGGTGGCGCACGTTGTGCGCCGCCCACAGCTGCCGGAAGGTGTCACTGCGGGTGGACAGCTCGCCGATGAGGTCGGACAACGCGCGGTCGTACGGGTGCTGCCCGGCTTCGGAACGCAGTGCCGCGACCGTATCGTGCGCCAGACGTTCCCAGTCGAGGTAGAACTCGGCCGAATCCGGGTGCAGAAACAGGAACCGGGCCGGGTTGGCCGGTCGGACCGGGTCGGCGAATATCGGCGCGAACAGCGCCGCGGCGAGCCGGTTGGTGGCCAGGATGTCCAGGCGCCCGTTGCGCACGTACGCCGGTGCGCCGGTCATCGCGTCCAGGATGCGTTGGACGCTAGGACGCACCTGCCGCTGCTTGGTCGGCCGGCGCCGTGTCCGTGCGGTGCTGGTGTTCGCCGCGTGGACCAGGTCGAACAGGTGCGTGCGTTCGGCCTCGTCAAGACGCAGCGCGCGGGCCAGTGCCTCAAGCACGCTGTCGGACACGCCGCGGACGTTGCCGCGCTCCAGCCGGGTGTAGTAGTCGACGCTGACCCCGGCCAGCATGGCGACCTCCTCCCGGCGCAGCCCGGCCACCCGCCGGTTGCCGCCGTAGACGGGCAGCCCCACCTGGTCCGGAGTGATCTTGGCCCGGCGGGAAGTCAGGAAGTCACGGATCTCGTCGCGGGTGTCCACGGTTTCGACGGTAGGGGCGCGCAACCGCCGGTGGGAGGTCCTGTCAGTACCCGGAACACCAGAAACTCCCTCGCGGGTTCCGGGATGGGGTCTCATAGGTAGCCACCCGCATGTGGACACCCACACTGGTCGGTATGGTCGATTTGCCAGAAATAACAGTGAAAGCATCGCTTTGAGTAGAGAGGTGAAGGTTGCTCGGTCTCGAGCTCGTCGTGGTCCTCGGTGTGACCATGCTGCTGAGCCACCTCGTGGCACGCCGCCTGCGGATCGCCCCACCGGTGGTGCTGCTGGTGTGCGGCGTGCTGCTGGGCTTCGCGCCAGCGCTGCGCGGCGTACACCTGCCGCCGGAGGCGATGCTGCTGCTGTTCCTACCAGCGCTGCTGTACTGGGAGAGCCTAACCACGTCGCTGCGAGAGATCCGCAGCTACCTGCGTGGCATCGTGCTGATGAGCACGGTGCTGGTGATCGCGACGGCCGCGGCGGTGGCGGTCGTGGCGCACGCGCTGGGACTGCCCTGGGGACCGGCGTGGGTGCTCGGTGCCGCCGTAGCACCGACCGACGCGACCGCCGTAGGGGTGCTCGCCCGGGCACTGCCGCGCCGCACCGTCACCCTGCTGCGCGCCGAGAGCCTGGTCAACGACGGCACCGCCCTGGTCATCTACGGCCTGGCGGTCGGCGTCACGATCGGCGAAGAACGATTCAGCGTGCCGCACGTCTCCTGGCTGTTCCTGCTCTCATACGGCGGCGGCGTGGCAACCGGGCTGGCAACCGCCTGGGCGGAGTGTGGGCACGCCGCCGGGTCGACGACCCGCTACTGGGCAACCTGGTGAGCCTCGTGACCCCGTTCACCGCTTTCCTGCTGGCCGAGGTGGTCCACGCCTCGGGCGTCCTCGCGGTGGTGGTGTGCGGGCTGATGATCAGCCAAGCCGTGCCGCGCGTGGTGCGGGCCGACACCCGCCAGTACGGTCAGGCGTTCTGGTCGCTGTCCACCTTCGTGCTCAACGGCGCGCTGTTCGTCCTGGTGGGGTTGGAGGCGCAGGCAGCGGTCCGCGGCCTGAGCGCCGCCGACCTCACCCGTGGCCTGGCCGGGGTGGGTGTCGCCTCGGCGGTCGTGATCGGTGTGCGCTTCGCGTTCGTATTCACCGCGCCGTACCTGATCCGGCTACTGGACCGGCGACCCCAGCAACGCCTCCTGCGGACAGGTGCCCGGACCCGGGTGGTCAGCGCCGTGGCCGGCTTCCGCGGTGCGGTGTCACTGGCCGCGGCGCTCGCGGTGCCGCTGGCGCTCGACTCGGGTGAGCCGTTCCCAGGCCGCGACATGATCATCTTCGTGACCTGCGGGGTCATCGCGGTGACCCTGGTGGGGCAGGGACTACTGCTACCGGTCATGGTCCGCTGGGCCCGGCTGCCCCACGACACGGCGGTTGAGCAGGAGCGCCACCTCGCCGAGTGTCTCGCCACGGAGGAGGCGCTGGCCGCGATACCGCGGCTCGCCGCCGAACACGGCGCCGAGCCGCAGGTGGTCGACCGGCTGTACCGGGAGTACGAGGAACATCTGCGGGTCCTGCGCGCCAACGATGCCGGCATCGACGACGAGCCGGTCCTGCGGCACGAACAGCAATACGCCGCGCTGCGCCTGGCCGTGCTGGCTCACAAACGAACCACCGTAGTCCGGCTGCGCGACGAGCGCCGCATCGACGACACCGTGCTGCGCCAGGTACAGAACCAACTGGACCACGAAGAGGTCCGCCTGTCCCGACGCGAGGTGATCGACTAACCCTATCGGCGCGGGCCAACCCAGGGCAGGTAACGGGTTCTGCCAGTACCTGGAACGACAGGATCTCCCGCACCGACGCCCGCTCGACTTCTGCGCCGGCGACGATGACCCGCGCCGTAATCCCGCGACCGGACAACCGGTGTGCCCCGACCAAAGCCGACGAGTAAGCAGACCGTAACGACGCTATGACAAGGGTTCCGTCCGTAACGCTTCCGAAGAAGGGATCCCCGGTGCCTGGTCGCGACGATCATCCCGTTGGTGTCCGCTCGCATCCGACGGCTGTTCTGGCGATCATCTTGGTCAGCTACCTGATGATCGTCTTGGACATCTCAGTGGTGATCACGGCGCTGCCGCGGATCCGCGAAGACCTCGGCTTCTCCACCGCCGGCCTGTCCTGGGTGCAGAGCGCCTACACGCTCGTGTTCGGTGGTCTGCTGCTGCTCGGCGCCCGCGCCGGCGACATCATCGGCAGGCGCCGCGTGTTCATCCTCGGTCTGGTGCTGTTCACCCTCGCCTCGCTCGTGGTCGGCGCCGCGCCGTCGGCGGTATGGCTGCTCGCCGGCCGCGTGCTGCAAGGGGTCGGCGCGGCAGCACTGGCGCCGTCGACGCTGGCCCTGTTGACCGCGAGCTTCCCGGACGGCCCCGAGCGCACCCGTGCGGTGGCTGCCTACGGCGCCGTCGCCGGCGTCGGAGCCAGCGTCGGCCTCGTACTCGGCGGCGTCCTGACCGGCTTCCTGTCCTGGCGGTACGGGTTCTTCATCAACCTACCCATCGGCGCCGCCATGCTGGTCGCCGCCCGACGCTACCTGACCGAGACCGAACACAACCCGGGCCGCTTGGACGTCTTCGGCGCCCTGACCTCCACGCTGGGCATGACCGCGCTGGTGTACGGCTTCGTCCGCTCCGCCGAGGCCGGCTGGAGCGACGGCCTAACCGTCGCGGCGGTCATCTCCGGCGCGGTATTGGCCGTGGTGTTCGTCCTTAACGAGTGGCGGGCCCGGCAGCCGATCATGCCGCTGCGGCTGTTCGCCAGCAGGGAACGCTCCGGCGCCTACCTTGCACGGCTGCTGTTCCTCGGCGCGATGGTCGGCTA
Coding sequences within:
- a CDS encoding glycoside hydrolase family 2 protein, with the protein product MFRTTLHGWYLRAAGGQVPDFLVDRRLPAQVPGSTHLDLMAAGVIADPYLDRNEEELAWAHRVDWHYSTVFHAAAPRPGERVELAFDGIDTVATVVLNGKVLGDTANMHRGYRFDAGESLRDGVNELVVMLRSALTYAEQMEARLGWRQRAYPHPYNAIRKMACSFGWDWGPDLQTAGIWKPVRLERWDTARLVQVRPLVTVDADGTGRVEVHLELDRAQERAYTVVASVDDHEEHVLVSGDTATVTILVPNARLWWPVGYGDQPLYDLTVTLLDGGEPVDAARRRIGFRTVTVDTGPDEFGTAFTFVVNGKRIFAKGANWIPDDHFLTRITRERIARRVDQAVGANMNMLRVWGGGIYETDDFYDICDERGVLVWQDFPFACAFYAEEEPLRGEVEAEARQNVVRLVAHPSLVLWNGNNENLPAHADWGWQDGLRGRTWGLGYYTELLPRIVAELDPTRPYAPGSPYSPGQLPPNDADHGTRHEWDVWNAVDYSHYRDVVPRFCAEFGFQGPPTWATLTRWIHDEPMTPTSPAFLAHQKAEDGNGKLHRGLAAHLPVPADFEDWHWATQLNQARAVAVGIEHFRSWWPRTAGALMWQLNDCWPVTSWAAVDSDERLKPLYYAVKHAFAPRLLSVQPRHGIPMLIAVNDDDEPWTPEVLVTRQTFAGDVLATAEIRLTVHPRATVQVYLPDDLLKPADVAGEVLVAATAGARTHHLFAEDRDLAYDPMPLTADIAAVAGGYRIDVRATSFARDIAVLADKVAPDAVVDDMLVSLPAGHSHRFLVRTDATLTQPSALLDPRVLRCANTLASRT
- a CDS encoding aldo/keto reductase, producing MPTTTHLTLNNGVEMPTLGFGVFQTPPDETRSAAEAALAAGYRHIDTAAAYGNERQVGEAVAKSGVDRADVFLETKIWISDYGYEQTLHGFDKSVRKLGVDQIDLLILHQALPSEFGKTLEAYRALETLLTDGKVRAIGVSNFMIDHLTALLDKATVVPAVNQIEVHPYFAQREVQAFGAEHGILTQAWSPIGGITFYRDGSHGSTLQDPVIGEIAKAHAKTPAQVMLRWHLQQGRSAIPKSTRPERIAENLDVFDFELTSEQLAAIDGLDTGRRGGPEPADITLETFGRPIPEA
- a CDS encoding flavodoxin, which translates into the protein MSKHHPRRAFLRSALLGAAGTAAGTVLGACTDSPAVSPTASPPADSESRTAPVPSSSAGGTVLLAYFSRAGENYFNGGRKRLSVGNTEVVAGMISRLIGCDVHRIEAADPYPDDYDPTVERNVREQEANARPAITNPLTSVERYDTVVLGSPIWNVRAPMIMTTFVEGLDFAGKTVHPLTTYAMSGLGTTERDYAASCSGATLGEGLAVRGEEVADAQPTVEAWLRRIGLLAR
- a CDS encoding helix-turn-helix transcriptional regulator, with product MDTRDEIRDFLTSRRAKITPDQVGLPVYGGNRRVAGLRREEVAMLAGVSVDYYTRLERGNVRGVSDSVLEALARALRLDEAERTHLFDLVHAANTSTARTRRRPTKQRQVRPSVQRILDAMTGAPAYVRNGRLDILATNRLAAALFAPIFADPVRPANPARFLFLHPDSAEFYLDWERLAHDTVAALRSEAGQHPYDRALSDLIGELSTRSDTFRQLWAAHNVRHHRTGLKHLHHPTVGDLHLTYEAMELTADPGLTLITYTAEPGSPSQDALNLLASWAATLDQAQATESADQA
- a CDS encoding cation:proton antiporter domain-containing protein; this encodes MLGLELVVVLGVTMLLSHLVARRLRIAPPVVLLVCGVLLGFAPALRGVHLPPEAMLLLFLPALLYWESLTTSLREIRSYLRGIVLMSTVLVIATAAAVAVVAHALGLPWGPAWVLGAAVAPTDATAVGVLARALPRRTVTLLRAESLVNDGTALVIYGLAVGVTIGEERFSVPHVSWLFLLSYGGGVATGLATAWAECGHAAGSTTRYWATW
- a CDS encoding cation:proton antiporter domain-containing protein; translated protein: MWARRRVDDPLLGNLVSLVTPFTAFLLAEVVHASGVLAVVVCGLMISQAVPRVVRADTRQYGQAFWSLSTFVLNGALFVLVGLEAQAAVRGLSAADLTRGLAGVGVASAVVIGVRFAFVFTAPYLIRLLDRRPQQRLLRTGARTRVVSAVAGFRGAVSLAAALAVPLALDSGEPFPGRDMIIFVTCGVIAVTLVGQGLLLPVMVRWARLPHDTAVEQERHLAECLATEEALAAIPRLAAEHGAEPQVVDRLYREYEEHLRVLRANDAGIDDEPVLRHEQQYAALRLAVLAHKRTTVVRLRDERRIDDTVLRQVQNQLDHEEVRLSRREVID
- a CDS encoding MFS transporter, which encodes MPGRDDHPVGVRSHPTAVLAIILVSYLMIVLDISVVITALPRIREDLGFSTAGLSWVQSAYTLVFGGLLLLGARAGDIIGRRRVFILGLVLFTLASLVVGAAPSAVWLLAGRVLQGVGAAALAPSTLALLTASFPDGPERTRAVAAYGAVAGVGASVGLVLGGVLTGFLSWRYGFFINLPIGAAMLVAARRYLTETEHNPGRLDVFGALTSTLGMTALVYGFVRSAEAGWSDGLTVAAVISGAVLAVVFVLNEWRARQPIMPLRLFASRERSGAYLARLLFLGAMVGYFFFTTQFLQQVLGYTPLQAGLAFLPMTLVNFVVALAVPRLTRRFGNTTLLAAGIAVTVLGMAWLSRLDAGSPYLTAVALPMVLIGVGQGMAFGPLTAAGIAGVAPNDAGAASGLVNVAHQLGGSLGLGILVAVASTAGTDPGGADATLARHVATALTVGSVLLALALAAVLTLIARRTPALEPSLPQQPQLTLTTASTPDAQT